The DNA segment GTGAAAACAGCCAGTGCCTTTTTAACAACAGTAACAAATGGTCCTGGCGAACCAATAATACAAACAACTATCGACGCCATAACAACAAAAGAACCAACTACTCACGCCACAGCTCTAACCCCAAATATTGTAGAAACTACAATTAGTACAACTCAAGATACTCAATTGAAATCAACGACTTCAACTGTTACCCAGAGTAAGTAGTGACGTTTGTATTATACTTAACAAAATATTAAGCTTAACATAATAGTAAATAGCGTACAAACAGACACtcgtatttcatttaaaaaaaatatatactctCCGTTTGATCCTTAACGGTTTGGTAGCCAAAGCGATTACACTACTGACCCTGTTTTTCATCCTGAGTAACCATCTTATTTCTGCTATAGGTATATCAAACAGCTTGTTTATACACTTCTTGATAAATATACGTCATTAGAATTCCAATAGAACggtgtatgtaatttatatacttccttttttttttttatcaaaaaggtccttatataaaaaagaagatgtggtatgattgccattgagacaactatccacaaaagaacaaaaatgacacagacattaataactataggtcaccgtacggccttcaacaatgagcaaagcccttatcgcatagtcagctataaaaggcctcgataagacaatgtaaaacaattcaaacgagaaaactaacggccttatttatgtaaaaaaatgaacgaaaaacaaatatgtaacacatgaacaaacgacaaccactgaattacaggctcctgacttgggacaggcacatacataaataatgtggcggggttaaacatgttagcgggatctcaaccctccccctaacctgtgACAGTGGTTCACAGTTAAACATAAGAAGCTTAGTTATACAAGCAGAAGCATTCTTAAGGATGAATATTGAATTAAGAATTGGTAATGTTATATGTTTGCAATCATATGGTTTAAACGACTTTTAagtatgttattgttatttacCGTTAGTTAGCAATCAACAGGTATGTTCGTTcaattcaaacatatatataattacgtAAATGTTGACGAGCTCGACGCCTATGTAACTAATTTTATTAGAGCTGGGATAGAGATTAACGAAACTTTGAGTTCAGTAAAATGAATTGATGTTAAGAAGTATAATCAAGTAAGAACAACTTTTTCTTTTAGCACAAGGCTTCCAGGAGAAAGCGGTATCTTAGATTACAATGTTACACCCAAATGAACATCATAAGctcataatttacaaaaaaagcgTGATGCTTCAATAAAGGCTACCATAAATAAAAATGACTACGACCTACAATACTGGTTAAATCTAACTGCACTTGCCATTTTCACAAAACAATGATAAGTATGAATTATTATTAGCCATCTCAGTAGTTAAAAGTCAACTTTAATGATATCGAATAATACATTTGGAGATATGGGTTatgctttatttcttttttcaattctaaacaataatcaatcaatacacAAGTAATAGATTGTAAAAATTCTTACAGCAATACCACGAAGTATCGTCGATACAACCGAACCAATGAGTGACGCTGTAACAACAGTGACAACAACCAGTGACTTTTTAACAACAGTGACAACAACCAGTGACTTTTTAACAACAGTGACAACAACCAGTGACTTTTTAACAACAGTAACAAATACTCCTGACGCACCAATAATACAAACAACTATCGACGCCATAACAACAAAGATACCAACTACTGACGTCATAGCTCCAACCCCAAATATTTTAGAAACTACCATAAGTACAACTCAAGATACTCAGTTAACATCAACGACTTCATCTGTTACCCAGAGTAAGTACTCACTTAACATCAACGACTTCACCTGTTACCCAGAGTAAGTACTCACTTAACAGCAACGACTTCACCTGTTACCCAGAGTAAGTACTCACTTAACATCAACGACTTCACCTGTTACCCAGAGTAAGTAGTGACGTTTGTATTATACTCAACAAAATACTAAGCAAACCATAACAGTTGAATAGCGtacaaacaattaattttaaatttatgaaaaaaaccaaACTGTTTATTGAGGCTAAACGGTTTGGAATCCAAACAGATTACACTTCTGTCTCTGTGTTTCATCGTGAGCAACCATCTAATTTTTGCTATAGATAAATCAAACAAAGCTGGGTTTTTTAGTACTTTTTGATTATTATACGACATGAGAATTCCAAGAGAACGTTgtatttaacatatatatttttaaatcgtTACCCTAATTGGAACCTTCTTAAATAATCAAAAAGGTCCTTAGTTTTACAAGCAGAAGCATTCTGCAGGATGGTTTAATTCTTCAATTATATGTTGGGTTTGTTTGCACGACTaaatctgttgttgtttttatttaccaTTAGTTACCAATCAACAGGTATGTTCATTTGCAAAACATGCGAACAATTCAACCCTTCCTAATTACgtaattgttttaattcaacAGGTGTTGTTTTGTGTGCTTTTGTTAACCATTagacaaaacataacaaaaaataaatggctaattgtttattcaaaatcatcTTAAAGGAAAGAAATACTGGTTATAGACAGACAGCTTACTTCTAACACAGTTGTTAAATTCGTTTGTGCTGTCATTCTTGTTTGGAGGAATCAAGTGTTGATGCTCTGTGTGGTAGTTTCAGTGACCGATTTATCATGTTCTATTTGTATTATTTGGTTcgattattataaaaataatcgtaaattttaatttagactTAAATTTATAGCTTACATGAAGTTGATGAACCCGCCGCCTATGTACAGATAAGTAATGTTATATGAGATGAGATAGACTTTAACGAAAGTTTTAGTTGAGATGAAATGAATTGATGTCAAGTagtataattaaataattcgaagaaaaacatttttgtaattgtatTGTTCTATTTTCAGAGGCCGACAATTCAGCTGTTACGGCCGGAACCGTAACTGGTGCTTCTGTAGCGGTTTCTGTTATCGCATCCTTTGTAATACTAAAGGTTTGCGGTTTTAGATAATCTGCTTTGAAAAAAACTGTAGAATATCTATCATTCTCGTAGAAGGGAGATGCTGTATAGTTAACAATGCAATCACGATGCGCAATTATCAACCGGTATTTGTTTCTAAGTGAAAGTACTATATCATTAACATTCACTTAACAATATTAGATTAGAAAGTGCTTTTTATCcaacataataaaatatcagGTTTTCAAActtatgtttatttatcatatctGTTATATTTCGCTACTTTGTCTTgttcatttttctgtttttttttacctaaaagttgtaaagtaattttaaaatttaatattaggTTATGATTTattgatgtatttatattctttcatgatttattgttttattactgTTGTCGCATCCTTTGTAATACTAAAGGTTTGTGGTTTTAAATAATCTGCGCGGAAAAAAATACAGTAGAACATTCTTCAATCTCGTAGTAGGGAGATGCAGTATTGTTAACAATGCAATCACGATGCGCAATAATCAACTGGTATTTGTTTCTAAGTGAAATCACTACTATATCATTAACATTCACTTCACAATATTAGATTAGAAAGTGCATTTTTtccaacatgataaaaaaaacatcatgttttcatctttatggttttttttatcttatcttCAGTCTTTTGctaatttttctgtttatatttacctaaaagttgtaaaatgattttaaattttattaatacagTATTAAGTATTGCtgcatttacattattttatgatttgttattttatttcttttttatatttcttttttttgtactaaatttatttttttcatattcatatctATGTGTTACAGTTTATCAATATTCATAACAAGAACAATATAGCCTACACAATTTATAAGTTAGCGTGTAGATTgaattatatgttaaaaaaaatagtatttgtaGAACTTGTTCTGTATTTTATATGAAGGGCCTCACGGTAGATTAGTGTACGTTAATTTAGTCACCCTTTTTGaataaagtcattattattattattatatttattatattatcatttttattataagtGCAAAGTTTAAATGTCATTAGTTGAACAAGACCGAAACTGCCAGGACTTAATTGTGCTTGAACACAATATATAGTGCAATGTAAAAGTACTGAGAAGAATATAACGGAACTAACGACATTTTTCTGTATCGTCAACACGTTATCTTAGACATAAATGTGCTTTTTCCAGCATGAGCAGCAATCAATGATATGAAGTGATAAAAGGGACGAATAACAAACACGCCATCTTAGAGTgcttatattaaagttttaacatACCTCAAATTAGAACTCATGGATTTGTAAGCATtttgtttctaattttaaaaacattgc comes from the Mytilus trossulus isolate FHL-02 chromosome 3, PNRI_Mtr1.1.1.hap1, whole genome shotgun sequence genome and includes:
- the LOC134709882 gene encoding uncharacterized protein LOC134709882 gives rise to the protein MIGENAFKGLTTLQILRLDDNRITMLNATVFQGLVALTALSLFSNPLTAIDTDLFNGMPNLQAIYLHRTNLTTLSANVFRGLVDLQFVTLYDNPLNCSSCDLLQLKLFLQNLTLINGNANATCDRTNNLVVDFNFTDCIAIPRSNVVTTEPISDAVTTVKTASAFLTTVTNGPGEPIIQTTIDAITTKEPTTHATALTPNIVETTISTTQDTQLKSTTSTVTQTIPRSIVDTTEPMSDAVTTVTTTSDFLTTVTTTSDFLTTVTTTSDFLTTVTNTPDAPIIQTTIDAITTKIPTTDVIAPTPNILETTISTTQDTQLTSTTSSVTQKADNSAVTAGTVTGASVAVSVIASFVILKVCGFR